From a region of the Drosophila virilis strain 15010-1051.87 chromosome 3, Dvir_AGI_RSII-ME, whole genome shotgun sequence genome:
- the LOC6623447 gene encoding uncharacterized protein encodes MKHSLLCLFCFAIAAAAASATVLPAKRSHLPAVNQHGQMIWLDETIHPVPDRCDFACTDHDIEVCADNGQCLQMFTSRCTMAAYNCRNPRKRFNIVENYRCTQGYQPLCSKEDRRELRLTQ; translated from the exons ATGAAGCATTCGCTGCTCTGTCTCT TTTGCTTTGccattgccgccgccgctgcgaGCGCCACTGTGCTGCCAGCAAAGCGGAGCCACCTACCGGCGGTCAATCAGCATGGGCAAATGATCTGGCTGGATGAGACGATCCATCCGGTGCCCGACAGATGCGACTTCGCCTGCACCGATCACGACATCGAGGTCTGCGCCGACAATGGTCAGTGCCTGCAAATGTTCACCAGCCGCTGCACCATGGCCGCCTACAATTGTCGCAATCCCCGGAAACGCTTCAATATTGTCGAGAACTATCGCTGCACCCAAGGCTATCAGCCACTCTGCAGCAAGGAGGATCGACGCGAGCTGCGCCTGACGCAGTGA
- the nuf gene encoding rab11 family-interacting protein 4B isoform X2 — protein sequence MSSQPASQPDSIDLAYDMWAGQFEFVGPTANAAATTAINQKSGALNNNNNNNNNYNCVKFGSERNASQELSSEDSLEDLNLNFNTSSTQNPLCNAYSLGVGVGVAGQYTGFGKQPILFDQETFLSLNPADFENIVPSDSEPNSLVFIENKLETNNNSLESNNNNSNSNSNNNNNNNKIYNLETLTSKFNNKTNNTNTNGFKLENLKNFKNKLLCDFEENGNGGAANGTNSKMNGALSAEICDNFNEQLELLQRKVDDLSDTQNIAEDRTTRTKTEYAVLQARYHMLEEQYRESELRAEERLAEEQKRHREILARVEREASLQNENCQMKIKATEIEANALRDEAQRLRVLCDKQANDLHRTEEQLELARDQIAALQQEYDEQLQTVRRHEQEKKSTEELMLELSRELQRAREENGARAMPTTSPESIRLEELHQELEEMRQKNRSLEEQNEELQATMLTNQATMLTNGVEQGRHLLNGTLNNLAQELEEMSQAQLQQAFQEKEDENVRLKHYIDTILLNIVENYPQLLEVKPMERK from the exons atgagTAGTCAACCTGCCAGCCAGCCCGATAGCATTGACTTAGCCTATGATATGTGGGCGGGTCAATTCGAATTTGTCGGACCCACAGcgaatgcagcagcaacaacagcaataaatcAGAAAAGCGGCGCactgaacaacaacaacaacaacaataacaactataATTGTGTGAAATTTGGCAGTGAGCGAAACGCTAGTCAAGAGCTTTCGTCAGAGGACAGTCTGGAggatttgaatttgaatttcaatacGAGCTCCACTCAGAATCCTCTGTGCAACGCCTACAGTTTGGGCGTAGGCGTAGGCGTGGCTGGGCAATATACTGGCTTTGGCAAGCAGCCCATATTGTTCGATCAGGAGACGTTTCTCAGTCTCAATCCGGCTGATTTTGAGAATATTGTGCCATCCGATTCGGAGCCCAATTCGCTGGTGTTCATCGAAAACAAGTTAGAAACGAACAACAATAGTTTGGAAtcgaataataataacagcaacagcaacagcaacaacaataataataataataaaatatacaatttggaAACGTTGACAAGTAAATTCAATAATAAGACAAACAATACGAATACAAACGGTTTCAAATTGGAAAACCTTAAGAACTTCAAGAACAAATTGCTCTGTGATTTTGAGGAGAACGGCAACGGAGGAGCCGCAAACGGcacaaatagcaaaatgaaCGGCGCCCTTAGCGCGGAGATTTGCGATAATTTCAACGAGCAA ctggagctgctgcagcgcaaGGTGGACGATCTGTCCGATACGCAGAACATAGCCGAGGATCGCACGACGCGCACCAAGACTGAATATGCGGTGCTCCAGGCGCGCTATCACATGCTCGAGGAGCAGTACAGAGAG TCGGAACTGCGCGCCGAGGAGCGTTTGGCCGAGGAGCAGAAGCGTCATCGCGAAATTTTGGCCCGTGTGGAACGCGAAGCCTCGCTGCAGAATGAGAATTGCCAGATGAAGATCAAAGCTACCGAGATCGAGGCGAATGCACTGCGCGATGAGGCGCAACGGTTGCGTGTCTTGTGCGATAAACAGGCCAACGATTTGCATCGCACCGaggagcagctggagctggcacGCGATCAGATTGCCGCCCTGCAGCAGGAATACGATGAACAATTGCAGACGGTGCGCCGGCACGAGCAGGAGAAAAAGTCCACCGAGGAGCTAATGCTCGAGCTGAGTCGCGAACTGCAGCGCGCCCGCGAGGAGAATGGGGCACGTGCCATGCCCACCACATCGCCGGAGAGCATAAGACTGGAGGAGCTGCATCAGGAGCTCGAGGAAATGCGCCAAAAGAATCGCT CCCTTGAGGAGCAGAACGAGGAGCTGCAGGCAACCATGCTGACGAATCAGGCCACCATGCTGACCAACGGCGTGGAGCAGGGTCGTCATCTGTTGAACGGCACCCTCAACAATCTGGCCCAGGAGCTGGAGGAGATGTCACAAGCTCAG CTGCAACAGGCCTTCCAGGAAAAGGAAGATGAGAATGTGCGCCTCAAGCATTATATCGATACGATCCTGTTGAACATTGTGGAGAACTATCCCCAGCTGCTCGAAGTCAAGCCCATGGAGCGCAAATAG
- the nuf gene encoding rab11 family-interacting protein 4B isoform X8 — MQMYLKNHMADVQLVNELLHDLRHMKSDCLELLQRKVDDLSDTQNIAEDRTTRTKTEYAVLQARYHMLEEQYRESELRAEERLAEEQKRHREILARVEREASLQNENCQMKIKATEIEANALRDEAQRLRVLCDKQANDLHRTEEQLELARDQIAALQQEYDEQLQTVRRHEQEKKSTEELMLELSRELQRAREENGARAMPTTSPESIRLEELHQELEEMRQKNRSLEEQNEELQATMLTNQATMLTNGVEQGRHLLNGTLNNLAQELEEMSQAQDSVDSATLASLSQLQQAFQEKEDENVRLKHYIDTILLNIVENYPQLLEVKPMERK; from the exons atgcaaatgtatttgAAAAATCACATGGCTGATGTGCAGTTGGTGAATGAGCTGCTCCACGATTTGCGGCACATGAAAAGCGATTGT ctggagctgctgcagcgcaaGGTGGACGATCTGTCCGATACGCAGAACATAGCCGAGGATCGCACGACGCGCACCAAGACTGAATATGCGGTGCTCCAGGCGCGCTATCACATGCTCGAGGAGCAGTACAGAGAG TCGGAACTGCGCGCCGAGGAGCGTTTGGCCGAGGAGCAGAAGCGTCATCGCGAAATTTTGGCCCGTGTGGAACGCGAAGCCTCGCTGCAGAATGAGAATTGCCAGATGAAGATCAAAGCTACCGAGATCGAGGCGAATGCACTGCGCGATGAGGCGCAACGGTTGCGTGTCTTGTGCGATAAACAGGCCAACGATTTGCATCGCACCGaggagcagctggagctggcacGCGATCAGATTGCCGCCCTGCAGCAGGAATACGATGAACAATTGCAGACGGTGCGCCGGCACGAGCAGGAGAAAAAGTCCACCGAGGAGCTAATGCTCGAGCTGAGTCGCGAACTGCAGCGCGCCCGCGAGGAGAATGGGGCACGTGCCATGCCCACCACATCGCCGGAGAGCATAAGACTGGAGGAGCTGCATCAGGAGCTCGAGGAAATGCGCCAAAAGAATCGCT CCCTTGAGGAGCAGAACGAGGAGCTGCAGGCAACCATGCTGACGAATCAGGCCACCATGCTGACCAACGGCGTGGAGCAGGGTCGTCATCTGTTGAACGGCACCCTCAACAATCTGGCCCAGGAGCTGGAGGAGATGTCACAAGCTCAG GATTCTGTGGATTCAGCCACATTAGCATCCTTAAGTCAG CTGCAACAGGCCTTCCAGGAAAAGGAAGATGAGAATGTGCGCCTCAAGCATTATATCGATACGATCCTGTTGAACATTGTGGAGAACTATCCCCAGCTGCTCGAAGTCAAGCCCATGGAGCGCAAATAG
- the LOC6624469 gene encoding uncharacterized protein, giving the protein MRAFIIFALLALAHAEELDKPEQQSPHPIELPAHIQTLITNHINHVLAQKPNGQPTTLSGHVPQVADGKENGHGNAQANAAAVPHLDLLPPHVERPKVPQVINHQATATWQHAAPVAGYNKVVMPPVSQIVVSVPGQAPLDIGDKVNKIQQHVSHVMQQAQTHIPQAINQSIKEHEKLQAQKQNEQSSSTSTTSTTSTTTTTSTTTTAQPSHYKARLLTADEQVPELLEQQRELQKLGKCNFQCPEKSLPVCATNDKCVVEFPGQCELSEWNCFNTKNVFHQVHDDECNNTIKCYDQDMM; this is encoded by the exons ATGAGAGCTTTTATCATATTCG CCCTACTCGCACTGGCGCACGCCGAGGAGCTGGACAAGCCGGAGCAGCAGTCGCCTCATCCCATCGAGCTGCCGGCGCACATTCAAACCCTGATAACCAATCACATCAATCATGTGTTGGCGCAGAAGCCAAACGGGCAGCCCACAACGCTGAGCGGCCACGTGCCACAGGTTGCAGATGGCAAGGAAAATGGGCATGGAAATGCACAGGCGAATGCAGCAGCAGTGCCGCATTTGGATTTGCTGCCACCACACGTTGAGCGGCCGAAGGTGCCGCAGGTGATAAATCATCAGGCAACGGCCACATGGCAGCATGCGGCTCCTGTTGCGGGCTACAACAAAGTGGTGATGCCGCCGGTGTCGCAGATTGTGGTCTCAGTGCCCGGCCAAGCGCCGCTGGACATTGGCGACAAGGTCAACAAGATACAGCAGCACGTCAGCCATGTGATGCAACAGGCGCAGACGCACATACCCCAAGCCATCAATCAGTCGATCAAAGAGCACGAGAAGCTCCAGGCGCAAAAGCAGAACGAGCAAAGTAGCAGCACctccaccaccagcaccactagcaccaccaccaccaccagcaccaccacgACAGCTCAGCCCAGCCACTATAAGGCGCGTTTGCTGACAGCCGATGAACAAGTGCCTGAGCTGCTCGAGCAGCAGCGCGAGCTACAGAAACTGGGCAAATGCAACTTCCAGTGTCCAGAAAAATCGCTGCCCGTCTGCGCCACCAATGACAAGTGCGTTGTCGAGTTCCCAGGACAATGTGAGCTGAGCGAATGGAACTGTTTCAATACCAAGAACG TATTCCATCAAGTGCATGACGACGAGTgcaataacacaatcaaatgCTATGATCAAGATATGATGTAG
- the nuf gene encoding rab11 family-interacting protein 4B isoform X10, whose product MLETNDLELLQRKVDDLSDTQNIAEDRTTRTKTEYAVLQARYHMLEEQYRESELRAEERLAEEQKRHREILARVEREASLQNENCQMKIKATEIEANALRDEAQRLRVLCDKQANDLHRTEEQLELARDQIAALQQEYDEQLQTVRRHEQEKKSTEELMLELSRELQRAREENGARAMPTTSPESIRLEELHQELEEMRQKNRSLEEQNEELQATMLTNQATMLTNGVEQGRHLLNGTLNNLAQELEEMSQAQDSVDSATLASLSQLQQAFQEKEDENVRLKHYIDTILLNIVENYPQLLEVKPMERK is encoded by the exons ATGCTGGAAACAAACGAT ctggagctgctgcagcgcaaGGTGGACGATCTGTCCGATACGCAGAACATAGCCGAGGATCGCACGACGCGCACCAAGACTGAATATGCGGTGCTCCAGGCGCGCTATCACATGCTCGAGGAGCAGTACAGAGAG TCGGAACTGCGCGCCGAGGAGCGTTTGGCCGAGGAGCAGAAGCGTCATCGCGAAATTTTGGCCCGTGTGGAACGCGAAGCCTCGCTGCAGAATGAGAATTGCCAGATGAAGATCAAAGCTACCGAGATCGAGGCGAATGCACTGCGCGATGAGGCGCAACGGTTGCGTGTCTTGTGCGATAAACAGGCCAACGATTTGCATCGCACCGaggagcagctggagctggcacGCGATCAGATTGCCGCCCTGCAGCAGGAATACGATGAACAATTGCAGACGGTGCGCCGGCACGAGCAGGAGAAAAAGTCCACCGAGGAGCTAATGCTCGAGCTGAGTCGCGAACTGCAGCGCGCCCGCGAGGAGAATGGGGCACGTGCCATGCCCACCACATCGCCGGAGAGCATAAGACTGGAGGAGCTGCATCAGGAGCTCGAGGAAATGCGCCAAAAGAATCGCT CCCTTGAGGAGCAGAACGAGGAGCTGCAGGCAACCATGCTGACGAATCAGGCCACCATGCTGACCAACGGCGTGGAGCAGGGTCGTCATCTGTTGAACGGCACCCTCAACAATCTGGCCCAGGAGCTGGAGGAGATGTCACAAGCTCAG GATTCTGTGGATTCAGCCACATTAGCATCCTTAAGTCAG CTGCAACAGGCCTTCCAGGAAAAGGAAGATGAGAATGTGCGCCTCAAGCATTATATCGATACGATCCTGTTGAACATTGTGGAGAACTATCCCCAGCTGCTCGAAGTCAAGCCCATGGAGCGCAAATAG
- the LOC6623513 gene encoding uncharacterized protein: protein MMGKVLLLVLATVLLSSVFVTAQVKPSTEIGRVTVQVPLLSNGKPVMTQDKDKDRVEVAHVVELKPGKVVGEEVLVPPTVKVPQAKVRNMRAIVETVNPGVPNHNIPNSGVPNHGIPKPGVENHSLPNPSVSNVGITQPGNPHSGTQSPASEVQPVVVPPPSTTHTPDVSTTRMPSKNCHQLLLAGTTGPSIGLPVPPTPVESCDRLCTKFELNPICAHNGICIHEFPNQCIMDTFNCKHRDLSFRAVDEDICRMGLCARRCKEEDLKM from the exons ATGATGGGAAAGGTGCTCCTTTTGGTTTTGGCCACAG TGCTGCTGTCTTCCGTATTTGTCACAGCGCAGGTGAAGCCAAGTACAGAGATCGGTCGGGTTACTGTCCAAGTGCCGTTGCTGTCGAATGGAAAGCCCGTTATGACCCAGGATAAGGATAAGGATCGGGTGGAGGTGGCGCATGTGGTGGAGCTGAAACCGGGCAAGGTGGTAGGCGAGGAAGTGCTGGTGCCACCCACAGTTAAAGTGCCGCAGGCCAAGGTGCGAAATATGAGAGCTATTGTCGAAACGGTGAATCCCGGAGTACCCAATCATAATATACCCAATTCTGGCGTACCAAATCATGGTATACCGAAGCCGGGAGTCGAAAACCACAGCTTGCCCAATCCTAGCGTATCCAATGTAGGTATCACCCAACCAGGAAATCCACATTCCGGCACACAAAGTCCCGCCTCGGAAGTTCAACCAGTTGTCGTTCCACCACCTAGTACCACGCATACACCAGATGTGTCGACCACGCGCATGCCATCCAAGAACTGTCatcagctgctgttggctgGCACCACAGGCCCATCCATTGGGTTGCCAGTTCCGCCAACTCCCGTGGAGAGCTGCGATAGGCTGTGCACCAAATTTGAGCTGAATCCGATTTGCGCCCACAACGGCATCTGCATCCATGAGTTTCCCAATCAATGCATCATGGACACCTTCAATTGTAAGCATCGCGATTTGTCCTTCCGTGCCGTGGATGAGGATATCTGCCGCATGGGCTTGTGCGCTCGTCGCTGCAAAGAGGAGGATCTTAAGATGTGA
- the nuf gene encoding rab11 family-interacting protein 4B isoform X1: MSSQPASQPDSIDLAYDMWAGQFEFVGPTANAAATTAINQKSGALNNNNNNNNNYNCVKFGSERNASQELSSEDSLEDLNLNFNTSSTQNPLCNAYSLGVGVGVAGQYTGFGKQPILFDQETFLSLNPADFENIVPSDSEPNSLVFIENKLETNNNSLESNNNNSNSNSNNNNNNNKIYNLETLTSKFNNKTNNTNTNGFKLENLKNFKNKLLCDFEENGNGGAANGTNSKMNGALSAEICDNFNEQLELLQRKVDDLSDTQNIAEDRTTRTKTEYAVLQARYHMLEEQYRESELRAEERLAEEQKRHREILARVEREASLQNENCQMKIKATEIEANALRDEAQRLRVLCDKQANDLHRTEEQLELARDQIAALQQEYDEQLQTVRRHEQEKKSTEELMLELSRELQRAREENGARAMPTTSPESIRLEELHQELEEMRQKNRSLEEQNEELQATMLTNQATMLTNGVEQGRHLLNGTLNNLAQELEEMSQAQDSVDSATLASLSQLQQAFQEKEDENVRLKHYIDTILLNIVENYPQLLEVKPMERK, translated from the exons atgagTAGTCAACCTGCCAGCCAGCCCGATAGCATTGACTTAGCCTATGATATGTGGGCGGGTCAATTCGAATTTGTCGGACCCACAGcgaatgcagcagcaacaacagcaataaatcAGAAAAGCGGCGCactgaacaacaacaacaacaacaataacaactataATTGTGTGAAATTTGGCAGTGAGCGAAACGCTAGTCAAGAGCTTTCGTCAGAGGACAGTCTGGAggatttgaatttgaatttcaatacGAGCTCCACTCAGAATCCTCTGTGCAACGCCTACAGTTTGGGCGTAGGCGTAGGCGTGGCTGGGCAATATACTGGCTTTGGCAAGCAGCCCATATTGTTCGATCAGGAGACGTTTCTCAGTCTCAATCCGGCTGATTTTGAGAATATTGTGCCATCCGATTCGGAGCCCAATTCGCTGGTGTTCATCGAAAACAAGTTAGAAACGAACAACAATAGTTTGGAAtcgaataataataacagcaacagcaacagcaacaacaataataataataataaaatatacaatttggaAACGTTGACAAGTAAATTCAATAATAAGACAAACAATACGAATACAAACGGTTTCAAATTGGAAAACCTTAAGAACTTCAAGAACAAATTGCTCTGTGATTTTGAGGAGAACGGCAACGGAGGAGCCGCAAACGGcacaaatagcaaaatgaaCGGCGCCCTTAGCGCGGAGATTTGCGATAATTTCAACGAGCAA ctggagctgctgcagcgcaaGGTGGACGATCTGTCCGATACGCAGAACATAGCCGAGGATCGCACGACGCGCACCAAGACTGAATATGCGGTGCTCCAGGCGCGCTATCACATGCTCGAGGAGCAGTACAGAGAG TCGGAACTGCGCGCCGAGGAGCGTTTGGCCGAGGAGCAGAAGCGTCATCGCGAAATTTTGGCCCGTGTGGAACGCGAAGCCTCGCTGCAGAATGAGAATTGCCAGATGAAGATCAAAGCTACCGAGATCGAGGCGAATGCACTGCGCGATGAGGCGCAACGGTTGCGTGTCTTGTGCGATAAACAGGCCAACGATTTGCATCGCACCGaggagcagctggagctggcacGCGATCAGATTGCCGCCCTGCAGCAGGAATACGATGAACAATTGCAGACGGTGCGCCGGCACGAGCAGGAGAAAAAGTCCACCGAGGAGCTAATGCTCGAGCTGAGTCGCGAACTGCAGCGCGCCCGCGAGGAGAATGGGGCACGTGCCATGCCCACCACATCGCCGGAGAGCATAAGACTGGAGGAGCTGCATCAGGAGCTCGAGGAAATGCGCCAAAAGAATCGCT CCCTTGAGGAGCAGAACGAGGAGCTGCAGGCAACCATGCTGACGAATCAGGCCACCATGCTGACCAACGGCGTGGAGCAGGGTCGTCATCTGTTGAACGGCACCCTCAACAATCTGGCCCAGGAGCTGGAGGAGATGTCACAAGCTCAG GATTCTGTGGATTCAGCCACATTAGCATCCTTAAGTCAG CTGCAACAGGCCTTCCAGGAAAAGGAAGATGAGAATGTGCGCCTCAAGCATTATATCGATACGATCCTGTTGAACATTGTGGAGAACTATCCCCAGCTGCTCGAAGTCAAGCCCATGGAGCGCAAATAG
- the nuf gene encoding rab11 family-interacting protein 4B isoform X9, producing the protein MQMYLKNHMADVQLVNELLHDLRHMKSDCLELLQRKVDDLSDTQNIAEDRTTRTKTEYAVLQARYHMLEEQYRESELRAEERLAEEQKRHREILARVEREASLQNENCQMKIKATEIEANALRDEAQRLRVLCDKQANDLHRTEEQLELARDQIAALQQEYDEQLQTVRRHEQEKKSTEELMLELSRELQRAREENGARAMPTTSPESIRLEELHQELEEMRQKNRSLEEQNEELQATMLTNQATMLTNGVEQGRHLLNGTLNNLAQELEEMSQAQLQQAFQEKEDENVRLKHYIDTILLNIVENYPQLLEVKPMERK; encoded by the exons atgcaaatgtatttgAAAAATCACATGGCTGATGTGCAGTTGGTGAATGAGCTGCTCCACGATTTGCGGCACATGAAAAGCGATTGT ctggagctgctgcagcgcaaGGTGGACGATCTGTCCGATACGCAGAACATAGCCGAGGATCGCACGACGCGCACCAAGACTGAATATGCGGTGCTCCAGGCGCGCTATCACATGCTCGAGGAGCAGTACAGAGAG TCGGAACTGCGCGCCGAGGAGCGTTTGGCCGAGGAGCAGAAGCGTCATCGCGAAATTTTGGCCCGTGTGGAACGCGAAGCCTCGCTGCAGAATGAGAATTGCCAGATGAAGATCAAAGCTACCGAGATCGAGGCGAATGCACTGCGCGATGAGGCGCAACGGTTGCGTGTCTTGTGCGATAAACAGGCCAACGATTTGCATCGCACCGaggagcagctggagctggcacGCGATCAGATTGCCGCCCTGCAGCAGGAATACGATGAACAATTGCAGACGGTGCGCCGGCACGAGCAGGAGAAAAAGTCCACCGAGGAGCTAATGCTCGAGCTGAGTCGCGAACTGCAGCGCGCCCGCGAGGAGAATGGGGCACGTGCCATGCCCACCACATCGCCGGAGAGCATAAGACTGGAGGAGCTGCATCAGGAGCTCGAGGAAATGCGCCAAAAGAATCGCT CCCTTGAGGAGCAGAACGAGGAGCTGCAGGCAACCATGCTGACGAATCAGGCCACCATGCTGACCAACGGCGTGGAGCAGGGTCGTCATCTGTTGAACGGCACCCTCAACAATCTGGCCCAGGAGCTGGAGGAGATGTCACAAGCTCAG CTGCAACAGGCCTTCCAGGAAAAGGAAGATGAGAATGTGCGCCTCAAGCATTATATCGATACGATCCTGTTGAACATTGTGGAGAACTATCCCCAGCTGCTCGAAGTCAAGCCCATGGAGCGCAAATAG